CAATTcaggtaagtatattattttgcttTAGACTAAACAATAAGTGTAAATGTTAACACACATATGTAACTCTGATTAGCACATTTATATGAGTTAATGGCGGACAACTCCCTCCACTCCCGTGGGAAATAACTCAACGGCCAATGCCAATGTTAATTCACTGTTTATACTAGTACTGTTGGCTTAGAATTGTTGCAGGTTTGTaggttattttatgaaatttatgtgaattatttttaccCTACTTTTAGCTTACAGTTGTGCTTGTATGAAAATCGTTTCCCGAAATAAGTTTTATgcaatttatcaattaaaagtTGCTTAAATATtcagaagttactccatttcaTATaacgggaaaatataaagcaggatttTTTCCCATGGAACTCttttacgcgggcgaaaccgcaagcaaaaggTAGCTAATACTATGATTGTCACGCCACGGGATATCATCGTATGTGAGTGCACGCAAAAGAAatccaaaacaaaacaaaaattattttcttacctAATTTAACCAACGTAAATGTTCAgtctattttaacatttaaaaactaagGCATTTCTCGTCTAAagtaaacaattttcttttGGGTTTCAAGGTCCCTCCCTAGGGacagaataaaataatcaaatgctTAGCGTAAGCGCAAAAAAGGTAAAAATCCCGGACgaggtttataaataaaacggaCCTAAGATTTTGTTGAGTACGAAATTTGGAAAGGTGAGAATTGTTTTCGAGAATTCTTTTGGTGAATAATTTGTCTTTACTTGATTTTGATAGCGGCACAGtacttgtataataataatttgttgtttgtttgacacaaatattatacatacatttttttcatacatagtACTTACgtagtaaataaagtaaatagtattataaaatatattataagactaTTTGCAAAATATGAACGAAATATAAACAGTTGTTTAACAGcagtactaatatatttttttttcattttaaaatttcggagcatataataacttaaattaataaaaattttgggaatttaaaaactaagaaaatataaatattataacaatgtaaGATGATCATTATggttcaaaaatatattcaatattatttttcacatatTTCACGTTGCACTAtctatgattttaattaataacgtaACATTTCCGTTAGTAAGTAAATTAAGCTTACATAATATGTCAAATTGTGAAACAGTTTGGCTTTTCCGGGCAAAATTAGTATAAACCTCAACGATTGGGTTTATCTTGAATTTCATCGCAATCGGTTTATGCGTTAACTATAAAGTCACACCAActaggtataattttatatcaaagtaGATATTGACTcctgttttgaaataaataaatataatcaaatagaTATGGACTGTTGTATTCCAACTAATAAATAGATAGCCTACGCAATATTCTCCAAGACTGATTTGTGaggaataaacaaaaaacaaaaacctttcaacatcttgtcatttaaagctaaaacattttatgaagATAAGAAGCTTTCCTCCGAATAACTTTTTACTCCTGAACCTCTTAATATGTtgctcttttgtttttttaatgttacatcTTTTATTCAAACAAGTTATTAAACACCGATGACCTAGTATGACTTTGATAGCCtcaaggtctcgggttcgactACAGGGCACGTATCTTTAATTTTGAGAAATTGACCTCATTAATGtctagaaatattacatcgcaGAAAATAAGTTATTCCACTGACATTGCTTAatggtagaaataaacaaaactagtCCATCCATACTAACCTACCAACCAATTAAAAAACAGCAGAACGAACATATTCGAAAAATAAGACACACACGAACTTATAAGTTAGTTTGGTAACTAGTAATCTAGAATAGAATTTCATCTAACTCAGTAGAGATGTTAAACAGGGAttcgattaaaattaaaattaatccctatttcccttggttacgccatcacgcgtgaacggctggaccgatttcatttttttttgttgtgtttgttattgtcaggagaaggttcttatgaaagaaaaaattcaaaaaattgcgcggaaaattagaaaatttaagaaaacttatcaaaaatattaattttatataactgtcaattgtttgaaataactatcggcgattgacagaatgcgcgctgcaaattcatagttaaaacgggacaacgtctgtcgggtcagctagttatatatatagtatatataaagttagtaatatataatattcctTCGCGATttgggaagattgttatacaaagATTTTGCGCTCTGATGATTACTCAATCTACTGTTAAATAGCAGAACACCAATGTAgatacttcatatatttttcatatcgtGATTTAcacgtattttatttgtttattagcaTACCtactttctgtaaatatgtttgtattaatatctaaagacgCTGTAGCATCTTaccacacggacatttcaaataagatgataagttattagttattaccaattaataattacttttagagctcaaatttggtcctgatgtcaAGTAAGTAACGTTTTATGTCTTTGATTGCAAGACTGGAATTCAGCACAATAACTTTCATATAACTTTGACGATAGAAACGTTCGCACGGCATGTCTCAATATATTTGACATGGTCAAAGGCACCCTTGTCTCATCACTGCCAAAACTCAAAGGCCTTTTAGGTTCAAGACAATCAGGTAAGACGTCTGTATACCTAGATTTagatttatgtaaatgtatgcAGAATATTGTGCGCGTAATAACTTGGTAGACAACATTGTAGACTaacttgataaatataaattctgattaaTGGCATCCTCTTAGACTAATTGAATAGACTTTAGACATCTTTACtcttacttactaatattatagttgctgagaaaatatttagtttgttgGAACATGTAAGTAACCGCAGATATTGGATGAAATATTAgcttaaataatacaaagaatATTTGTTATATCAATTTCTATCCCATTAATGTATAAAGTGGAATTTTCGCTAAAAGTCTTCCCATTAGCAGAGCTCCATGCTAACCCTagtaatatagataattataaaaataaaaaaaatcctgccttggtagcatagttgtattgcgttgTACGatttatgctattttttatctgttttgaaATGCGTATAAAAGGTATAGGATATAGAGTGGTAAAGGGACAAACATTATATTGATAACTGTAGTTTTATTCTTTCATACATATACTCATGCTTTTTATCCCTAGAGGAATAAGTAGGCAGTGTATGTACTTTACTAGTCACTTTTCGCCGTATGTATTTCCTGTCATGTGAAACGCGGCAAACCTATCgcaatatcgataaataatatcagccctgtattatatacttgcccactgctgagcacgggcctcctctactactgagagggattaggccttagtccaccacgctggcctagagcgggttggtagacttcacacaccttcgaaattcctgtagagaacttctcggatgtgcaggtttcctcacgatgttttccttcaccgttaaagcgaacaataaattcacaaagaatacactcgggattttttagaaaagtcagatgtgtgtgcccttggaatttgaacctgcggacattcgtcttggcagaccgttccacacccaactaggctatcgccgcttaatatcgataataagtagaaaacccaatatcactttgcccgacccaggcaTCGAACCCAAATCTTCAACACTATAACCGCACCAAATGCAACTACGCCATCCGgtaaatatattgattaaaatgtcTTACAACGTGCACATTCTTGCCTGGCTTCGGAAAAAGTCAATGCAAAGCTATCTTACCAGTTCTCATATACGAGATCTACCTTGTTTCAACTTTGTTTCTATTCCCTGCTGTAAAGtgtcataattataatactgttaGTTGTTGTCACTTTCTTCGGTGATTAGGCGTAATCAACGCGTAGATGCTTTGAAACGAGTCCCTCGGCTTCAACCTACAGCCTTGGACTTTAGAGCTTCAACACGTATACATTAGGCATAAGGGAATCCTAAGTCTCCATCGAAACGGCTATAACATctcttgaaaattttattattagtagttTTACGAAACTTCAGTGATGGAGGCGTAATAAAATAGTCTGGTATGCAAATGAACAACATGAATTTcgtcacacacacacaacatcacgcatttatccccgaagggctaTGCAAAGGtccaaccaaggcacccactttccgccaagtgtgttccgtcccaagatgcgatagggggtgagcctatcgccatatcgggcacaaattccagactccgggctaatactgagaaaagcccaaataaagaaatataaagttCGTCTCTGTTTAGTTGTAGTCGATACACGCTTGGTTATATCTTGATACTTTCAGAAGTTTTAGAAAAAGTTATGACATCTATGTAAATTAAGGTAACGTTGTATGATAACTTGAATTGCATGATAAGAATCTTTATTcagtttcataatttattccaaaatattctcatttattttaacTCATATTTCAAAGTATCAAGATGTAAATCACTCTAAAGTTGCCTTTGTAATAAACTTTCGTAACTGGATCGAATCTAAGATAAAATGTTGTAAAAGAAAAAACGGTGAAATATCTGCGAAAATTTGTTAGGACCCGTACAGTATTGGACAGGTATATTACCATCGTACAAAAGATGAATACAATTCGGCAGTAAATATGACATTGTAAGACTTGTTTGGTGAAACGGATCAAAAGAAGATTGTTCAACaaagagtttatttttacacacaatATACGATAcactatatacaatatattagtgGTAGGAACAGCGTTCCGTTCCAGGCGAGTTCGTGACGCGTGGTGCGAAACGAAGCTACACCCGGGAAGCGGAATAGTCCGGTCGCGGTGTGGGGAGCGGGGAAGCGTCTCAGCTAGCGGTAGCCTCCTTTCCAGTACTGGATACGGCGGCGCGCTAGCGTTAACTGACTGCTCCGGCCCGTGTTTGCCGTTTTTATTAGGGCGGTCATCGTTGTGTGCGTGCGCAGCGACTGGGGAGGCGTGTAATATTGCGGCTGCACACTCTCGCCGCGCAGTGGTGTTACATTCTCCCCCTCTGGATACGAAGACGTCCCGACGAGTAGACAGCGAAGTTAATTGTTCTGCTGTGTGTTTCTCCGTGGCCGCCCTCGTCCGCGTGCTTGCTGCGAGGTTGTGGCAGGAGCACTAGGCTTAGGCGGTCGCCCCCGTTTTTTCAATGGGCGCACTGCTGGTGGAAGCTGGCTAATACTACCTTGGTATGGACTCAAGGCAGACGTGTGATACACGCCCAGCGGTTGGTCTGGTGTGTTGGGATCTGAAATAATATAAGAAGAGATGCCATTCGGCTTTAGGATTAGATATGGCCCATCACTGCAAGGGCCTCCCTTTCCGTCGTGGAGTAATTTCGCTCTGCAGGGGTCATAAGCCAACTAGCATATTCGACGGGGTGCTCATCCTCTCCCTCCCCCTGCACTAGAACTGCTCCAAGTGCGTAATTACTTGCATCACTTTTTATGACGTAGGGTTTCGTCTCATCAGCTTGCCGGAGTACAGGTGCAGTCGTGAGACGAGTCTTCAGTTCCTGAAAAGCGTTTTCGGAAGTTCCATTTTCTGGAAGCTTCTTCTCTGTTAGAAGCTGTTCAACTCCTCTAGCGGCTTTCAGCAAGGCATCGAAAGTTCCCACTGTTTCTCTTGGCATTTTGACCCTAATCTTATACCTCAACTGACCATATACCATATCTATCTGTTGAGCCTCGGTATGGGATTCGGGCAATTGCGCAAACAGTGCTCTTTTTTTGGCCACGAATACTTCTGTTAGCTCGTCTTCGGACTGTTTAATACCAACGATGTTCTGGTACAACTGGTATGCTGGTCTCTTAGGGGCAAATGCGTGTCGAACACGTGATTCGAAGTCACTCCATgacttcacttcttttttaaCACCATTCCACCAAGTAGCAGCTTCTTCTTTAAGAATAAGTGGAATACTCTTAATGGCATCTTCATCGGATATCTGTTCAACAGATTTGAACACTGAAGTCGCCGCAAGGAAAGATTCCACCGTTTCAGTATCTCGCACGCCATTATATGACAGTTTACAGGTCGCAAAAGAACCTCGCCGCTGCTGGGTGCTGATGATGGATAAAAGCTTTTCGAATTGGTCAACCGACAGGTTCATATCTCCAGGTTCTTTTTTTATCCTGCTGGCTGTTCGTCCTTTAGGGCTTTTCCGGGTCTTTATATTAAGTGCCAGTTTGTATACTTTCGGGCTTAACGTTGGGCGTCAGAATGTAAGACTTGTTTGGTGAAACGGATCAAAAGAAGATTGTTCAACaaagagtttatttttacacacaatATACGATAcactatatacaatatattagtgGTAGGAACAGCGTTCCGTTCCAGGCGAGTTCGTGACGCGTGGTGCGAAACGAAGCTACACCCGGGAAGCGGAATAGTCCGGTCGCGGTGTGGGGAGCGGGGAGCGTCTCAGCTAGCGGTAGCCTCCTTTCCAGTACTGGATACGGCGGCGCGCTAGCGTTAACTGACTGCTCCGGCCCGTGTTTGCCGTTTTTATTAGGGCGGTCATCGTTGTGTGCGTGCGCAGCGACTGGGGAGGCGTGTAATATTGCGGCTGCACACTCTCGCCGCGCAGTGGTGttacaacatttaattataatattatgttggctTTAATTATCCcttacgataaaaaataaaaataataaaattctttagcTTCTATATTATCTATTCAGTTACACCTCTGTGACGTTTTATTACTAAAGGCCGAAATAACCAATTGATTTACGTTTGCTTGCAACTCAAGTAAACATTTGagttattgaactatttaataaccGGAGCTTAAGTAGTCATTTACGTGTTTGTGCTCAACTAATTCGGActgttttgtaaacaaaattggGTTATCAAAATTCGTCATCTACCAACTGAAAACATCATTTGTGATGTTGATATCCCTTTATTAAACAGCGACAATCTTAAGATACTGTCTTTATTTTGAaagcgttttaaagttaaattgaGTTGCACTTATTCATACGACACTTACTTATcgattgtttttgtatatattattattgagtaTTAAATTCGGTTGGCTAGTATTTGATGTATAGAATTTACTTACGCTTCATGCTAGATATAAACACATTAAGTTATGCTCATTTTCTCGCGCCCACCAGTCACTAGTATGCGAAGAGCTCTGGCAACATTCCCACTATATGCGTTTAGAAATAAGCAGAAACATATTCCCGCAAATTGTAcgaaattttattcataaacaatCGTTTATTTCATTAACGAATCGAGTTTaggaaaatgtttttgttttcggGTAGAATGCGTTGTTAAATGACGcagttgtttaaatattatttcgacgtgttataattattttgcattgtttattgtaaacttgtttttgctcacggctttgcgtgaaagagttttctgatgTGACATGttacactatatattttctcgtgataaaaagtagcctatgtccatTCCACTGTCCCATACCAAACTATTCCATACCAAAATACGTCGAAATCGATAGTTAGTAGGAGTTAGTAGAatagtttatcgcattcagacagacacgccgggtactttgttttataatatgtaaggataataTACCCACTCCTAAAGCCGAGACAGTAACTTCTATGTTAACTTGTGGATAACATTAACTTGAATATATTGAAACATGTACAAGTTCTACAAGTACACTAAATTAATGCCTAAAATGCatactagtatttttttaaaaaaggtacTTGACAATACTTTTTTTAGGTGTACGACAAtgcgaccccactgcacctgatggtaagcggagtggggtccattagtatgtcaactgacgagagatgattacctctcgacagtcgacacaattttgccggtctgttggaaccgcatacataggctgatcctaGAAAGCAAAACCCtcatgtgggccactatggcgggttttaataccttgtatacCGTGATTGCTATCCTCACTAAGGTTCGACCCGCGATCGTTATTATGTCATCAACCCATCTTGTCACTggacatgaaaaataataaaaaactctTACGGCACTGATTTTTACGACGAATCTtaacttacaaatataaaatacaaatttatacgtaaacaaatattaatgccTAATATCCTAACGCATAACATTACAATCACAAAAGGAAACGTTTATTCTACTCAAATATAAGAACACTTACAGTAATCCATTATTGTTCTCAAGGTCGGATATAATTCCTTTATTTTCCTTCAGTGTTGAAGGAAAAAGGAACCTATTAGGGCATAGAAAGTATTAAGCTGTGGGGCGGCTTGATTTGTTCGGTGTTCCTTTATACTCATGCTTAAATGTCGGGCAAGATCGAGTCACATACTGAAGTCTGTCTTATTTTATGTAGCTTTTAATAACATGTATCTAGATCATCGTTTtactttatactaatatataaagcttaagaGTTTCTTTCTTTGTATAAACGCACTAATCTTAGGAAGTATTACACTGATTTTGATATTGTTTCACGATcagaaagctacattacaccTGAGtactataggttactttttgttccgggaaaatatttatccccgaaaaactttttcatacgGGCAGAGATGcagacaattttatataatatccttacataaaataatgtccCCTGCTACGTCTATCACTGAAACAgtccgattttgatgaaatttgatatggataTAGTTCGAATATTATGTTTAAGCAAAAGTCATAACCATTAACTGCAAGCCGACGTAATATAACCTCACCTAAAAACCGAAATAGAACAACAATAATAGAGTACAATGCATGTTTTCCATTACCTCAAAAGATAACATGCATTAAGCATTATGTATGAAGCAGCGCGAATGTAATGAAAGACTGTAAAGGAATGCGGTTTTACGTTGCATTTTTATAACCTTCCCCAGAGCAAATGCTCTTAAGTATTCATTTCATACATTTACGGCGCGTGAGTTACGGGCGGGAATaagcaaaaatatatagtaatttcgttaaaaatcgattttaagTCATTTTGATAATCTTAAAcggtcaaaatataatttattaaactatctTATAGTGTTGgttggaaattaaaaattatatatattttatgagatgcgcggaatcaataattttaatggcattttcattattaaattaaggaaAGAATATcctcattataaaaaaaaaactaacgaAGTAAGAATAGCATATAGAAAAAGATGGCTTGTAAATACGGTTATCGCGCTGTTTTGCTGGGGAAGCGCCTTAGCGAGATACGCGCTATCAATTACTCGTGCTACTACAAaagattatttgtatttattagctTTTTTATAACAGAGTGTAATTAAATGCGCTGGCATGTTACGTGATACTAAGAGATAGTTATTACTCTTGAATATTTAGGCCGAATACAAACTGACAGGATCATAGCCCTTGTATTTTTAGGCTTGGTGTACACTGGCAGGATAGCAAGGAAATCCAGCACATCATTAGAAGCAATCTAACACTGACGACGGGGTATTATTGATGTAAAATTCGGTTTCTGACAAGTATTAAAAAGTAGTTGTTTTTTGGATGGAAACTTCTTCACCATCATCATTAGTTGCacgatgtccactgctgaacatggacctccCCCAAAAATTTAGATATCGGCCTATTGGGAGCGGCCAGCATCCaacgacctcctgcgactttaATGATGTCATCTGTCTTCTtgggtggacgtccaacgctgcgcttgccagttcgtggcttccactccagaacctttttattacaaacttacatcgtgccaaatttcattaaaatcgctTACCCAACAGACTTCTACACTAAACCATTGGATATAATCATAAAAGCGTAACAGAGTTATATTCACATTTAATATTAGCGTGGAATATGGATATCCACAATTTAAAACGTGGGTAGAATAAACTGCGTGACTGTCATTATTAACACTGAGATTAACCGCAGATGTTCTGGAACTTTCGTTCGTATATGCGGTTCTAAAAATGAatcgttaaatatttatgatgttaTGATGAATGAGCGTAGGACGAAACCGTAAAGGATAAATGACGACGTAAAACATCCAGCAAACAGATGCCTGAAAAAATTGAGTATCGTATGTAAAGATGCAGCAACAGATATTGACAAGAATCAATAAAACTGACAGCATGGTTGCATGAATCTGCATTAATACATGTGAATTTCAGTTGAAAACACATTAATGCAAAAgtttttaactataataaaacacTTACAGGTTATTTAGGGTTAGATTCGAATATTCCTTTTATCAAGCCGCCATTTTAATATGGCATTATATTACTCGTAGGTGGCAGTGTTATGAAGATTTATGAAGTCCCAtcttctgtctgtatgttatcgatattttcaaaatttactgaagggatttttatgaaaaatgaatatgaagatagtttaagaccatgGGAAGGTTATCTACTTTCTATCGTGGGAAAGCTAGTTTTGGATAAACTTTGATTTTTGATTTGTTTAACAATAGTCATCACGCGTGTGATATTGATTATGATAATTCATCTCCAGGTGAGAAGCGAACATTGACCTATTATTCAGaatcagaatattttatttgcagtgTAGACACAACACAGGATCGTAATATAATTAAGAAGTTCCAACACATTCTGCTAGATGGCGTGCAAAAAATAAACttaggtaaaataatataaaccaatatacaaattacaaagtatattatagttagcattttgtatgaaattacatatttatgccACGTTGCCAATACAAGTCCGGTACAACCAGCTAGTTCAATAAACATTGATGTATTGTACAAATAGTATTCAGAGAGACGAGGGTCGCCTctgaatattgaataaaacgTTCCACATCTACTGCATTACATTGTTTCGTTTGAACGAaatgttattgaataaatacACTGGAAACCGCACACAATAACTTAACAGTAAGACACTAGCAGGTTTACTTacaaaaaattcgcaaagctatgcttagttaaaacacaaatttactggatcagctgtaagtcaaaacctgccatcttgcctcttcataaggtttaaactaggaactggTGATGTTTTTTGACagtttaaatagctgtcaattaGCAATtattaaccacctcttaacgctaaaataagttAGTAAGTAAGACTGAATGTGTAACAGAAATATCGGAACACCGACGCAATAGTAAATTTGAGAAGCATCATCATAAGCCGCAAGATgcctactgctgaacatgggcctcccccaaagattaaGAAGTatccaataatattaattaggtaCGTATGTTACATATACTTCCACccctacaataaaataaaataaataattttttttatgtaatatcagTAAGAAGCACTTTTAGACCTAACATTGGCTAATAGACACGTAttctaattgtaatttttatttcttaattaaatttattaaaataattttgttttttttacaacctCCGGTTGTGCCTTATGTTATTcgtatttatgatttaaaaaataaatatttctttcagtCTGATTTTGCagatttggcgaaaagtgggtgtcctagtAGCACCTTtgcatatcccttcggagataaaggggTGATAtctctgttttatttatttaaacaatactcAATTCCCAAAAGCAATACATAAATCCAATCTTCGACACCTAGCTTAATCAGTTAATACAAATCCGAGGTGCGAAAGCCTTTTAACCGACTGAGAAATTCGATCCAAATTCGCTGAAGTTCGGGAGTTTATTAAACATGAAAACCGATTAACACCCCTGACTCCTGAGGCAATTGTAATTAAACACGTGGTTGTGGTATTTTGGTTgctaaagttttaataaaaatgttcaaaacaGATGTTCATCGGTTCAGggttttcaaacatttttaattagtgaGAAACCAGTGTTTACCCCTTTGATGTTCAAATTATTTGAAGTAAAGTAAATGacaatagattatttattttattatctatgtatttcaatagaatttgcataaaaaaagtttcttaaatttttctaCCACTCATATAAtacgttattatattttttattgctcagAGTTAAGCTGTATTGCATTATAGGTTTTAAGTcgaataattcaatattatacaCTACGCAATAATCGAATGCAAAATTTGTGTGGATTTACGTGATATTAGTTCTAGGTTACCAATATCAagttatattcattatattatgatcatatATCGATGGGCTATATAATACGTATTCCTATTGTCTAAGTTAAAGTTTACGTATTTCTCGAAAGTTTTTCGACAATACTACGTCAAAAAACAAATTCGTACTGCCGGTTCCCATACATTTCAAAGTATTACGGTTATGGTTGATAT
This genomic window from Manduca sexta isolate Smith_Timp_Sample1 chromosome 12, JHU_Msex_v1.0, whole genome shotgun sequence contains:
- the LOC119189083 gene encoding activity-regulated cytoskeleton associated protein 2-like, which codes for MNLSVDQFEKLLSIISTQQRRGSFATCKLSYNGVRDTETVESFLAATSVFKSVEQISDEDAIKSIPLILKEEAATWWNGVKKEVKSWSDFESRVRHAFAPKRPAYQLYQNIVGIKQSEDELTEVFVAKKRALFAQLPESHTEAQQIDMVYGQLRYKIRVKMPRETVGTFDALLKAARGVEQLLTEKKLPENGTSENAFQELKTRLTTAPVLRQADETKPYVIKSDASNYALGAVLVQGEGEDEHPVEYASWLMTPAERNYSTTEREALAVMGHI